A stretch of Desulfofalx alkaliphila DSM 12257 DNA encodes these proteins:
- the hemB gene encoding porphobilinogen synthase produces MRRLRSSENMRRLVRQHHLRVDDLIYPLFVTPGEGIKKEVSSMPGVYNFSLDELQAELEEVVALGIPGVILFGVLGDEEKDPVGSGAYHDRGIVQQAVEAIKEKYPQLLVVTDVCLCEFTDHGHCGLIKGDQIDNDATLELLAKIAVSHAKAGADMVAPSDMMDGRVAAIRQALDEHHFENIPIMSYSAKYASAYYGPFREAAASAPKFGDRKAYQMDAANGDEAIRETWLDIEEGADIVMVKPGLAYMDIIRRIKEEFKYPTAVYNVSGEYAMVKAAAQNGWIDEKKVVLETLTAFKRAGADIIITYHAKDAARWLKEE; encoded by the coding sequence ATGCGCAGGCTTAGATCCAGTGAGAACATGCGGCGTTTGGTACGTCAGCATCACCTGCGGGTTGACGACTTAATTTATCCGCTTTTTGTTACGCCCGGTGAGGGCATTAAAAAAGAAGTATCCTCAATGCCGGGGGTCTATAACTTTTCCTTAGATGAACTGCAGGCAGAACTTGAAGAAGTGGTGGCCTTGGGCATACCAGGCGTTATACTGTTCGGGGTGTTGGGTGACGAAGAAAAAGATCCGGTTGGTTCCGGTGCCTATCATGACAGGGGCATTGTGCAGCAGGCGGTGGAGGCAATAAAGGAAAAATACCCGCAACTGTTGGTGGTAACCGATGTTTGCCTGTGTGAGTTCACCGATCACGGCCACTGTGGCCTGATTAAAGGGGATCAAATAGATAACGACGCTACCCTGGAACTGCTGGCCAAAATTGCGGTGAGCCATGCCAAGGCCGGTGCCGATATGGTGGCGCCTTCGGACATGATGGACGGGCGGGTGGCGGCCATTCGCCAGGCCCTGGATGAGCATCACTTTGAGAATATACCCATTATGTCCTATTCGGCCAAATATGCGTCGGCCTACTATGGGCCCTTCAGGGAAGCGGCGGCATCTGCACCGAAGTTTGGTGACCGCAAAGCCTATCAAATGGATGCCGCCAACGGTGACGAGGCAATTCGGGAAACCTGGTTGGATATTGAAGAAGGTGCCGACATAGTGATGGTCAAGCCCGGTCTGGCCTATATGGATATTATTCGCCGTATCAAGGAAGAGTTTAAATATCCCACAGCGGTGTACAATGTCAGCGGCGAGTACGCCATGGTGAAGGCTGCCGCCCAAAATGGCTGGATTGATGAGAAAAAGGTGGTTCTGGAAACGCTCACCGCCTTTAAAAGGGCCGGGGCTGATATTATCATCACCTACCATGCCAAAGATGCTGCCCGCTGGTTAAAGGAGGAATAG
- the nirJ2 gene encoding putative heme d1 biosynthesis radical SAM protein NirJ2 encodes MLVSWNTTNQCNMYCEHCYRDAGAKVEDELNTAEGKALIDEIAKAGFKIMIFSGGEPLMRDDIVQLVAYAKSKGLRPVFGTNGTLITLEMAKKLKEAGALGMGISLDSVDPEKHDRFRNSPGAWAAAVEGMRNCRRAGLPFQIHTTVVDWNYDEVEQLTDLAVEEGAVAHHIFFLVPTGRAVNIEQESLRAEQYENLLKRIMKKQQQVDIELKPTCAPQFMRIAKEMGVDVRFTKGCLAGTGYCIISPKGDVQPCAYLNIPVGNVREVPFSEIWKDNEVFNRLRNDKLQGGCGTCRYQKICGGCRARAYYYHGDYMAEEPWCLYHGRKGY; translated from the coding sequence ATGCTGGTGTCATGGAATACCACAAACCAGTGCAACATGTACTGTGAGCATTGCTACCGGGATGCCGGGGCCAAGGTGGAGGATGAACTGAATACAGCCGAAGGCAAGGCGCTGATAGATGAAATTGCCAAGGCCGGTTTTAAAATAATGATTTTTAGCGGTGGCGAACCGCTGATGCGTGACGATATTGTCCAATTGGTAGCCTATGCTAAATCAAAGGGGCTGCGCCCGGTCTTTGGCACCAACGGCACCCTGATCACCTTGGAAATGGCAAAAAAACTAAAGGAGGCCGGAGCCCTGGGTATGGGCATCAGCCTGGACAGTGTAGATCCTGAAAAGCATGATCGCTTTAGGAATTCTCCCGGAGCTTGGGCAGCGGCGGTGGAGGGCATGCGCAACTGCCGCCGGGCAGGCTTGCCCTTTCAAATTCACACCACTGTGGTTGACTGGAACTATGACGAAGTGGAACAATTGACTGACCTGGCAGTGGAAGAGGGGGCGGTGGCCCACCATATCTTTTTCTTGGTACCCACCGGGAGAGCGGTTAACATAGAGCAGGAATCACTGCGGGCGGAGCAGTACGAAAACCTGCTTAAACGGATTATGAAGAAACAGCAGCAGGTGGATATTGAATTAAAGCCAACCTGCGCCCCCCAATTTATGCGCATTGCCAAGGAAATGGGCGTGGACGTACGTTTTACCAAAGGCTGTCTGGCAGGTACAGGCTATTGTATTATCAGCCCCAAGGGTGACGTGCAGCCCTGTGCTTACTTAAATATCCCGGTGGGCAATGTGCGGGAGGTGCCCTTCAGTGAGATCTGGAAGGACAACGAGGTATTTAACCGCCTGCGCAATGATAAACTGCAGGGCGGCTGTGGCACCTGCCGATACCAAAAAATCTGCGGCGGCTGCCGGGCCAGGGCCTATTACTACCACGGTGACTACATGGCCGAAGAGCCCTGGTGTTTATATCACGGCAGAAAAGGCTATTAG
- a CDS encoding AsnC family transcriptional regulator, which produces MKLDAIDRKLLNMAQSNFPIVARPYKELGHRLGISEEQVIERLQRLKDEDYIRRLGGIFDSRKLGYKGTLCGIKVPAHRIDEVAAVVNSYPGITHNYLREGEYNMWFTVLANSPDKVKKILEEISEKTGITDILNLPSERVFKVLVNFELDEV; this is translated from the coding sequence ATGAAACTTGATGCTATTGACCGCAAACTTCTCAACATGGCACAATCAAATTTTCCCATAGTGGCACGGCCCTATAAAGAATTGGGCCACCGCCTTGGCATCAGCGAAGAGCAAGTGATTGAACGCTTGCAGCGGCTTAAAGATGAAGATTACATCCGCCGCCTGGGGGGAATATTTGATTCCCGCAAGCTGGGATACAAGGGTACCTTGTGCGGCATTAAGGTGCCCGCCCACAGAATTGATGAGGTGGCAGCGGTGGTAAACAGCTACCCCGGCATTACTCACAACTACTTGCGGGAGGGTGAATACAACATGTGGTTCACCGTATTGGCCAACTCTCCGGATAAGGTGAAAAAAATACTGGAAGAGATCAGCGAAAAAACCGGTATCACCGATATACTAAACCTTCCCTCTGAAAGAGTATTTAAGGTATTAGTAAATTTTGAATTGGATGAGGTGTAA
- a CDS encoding Lrp/AsnC family transcriptional regulator yields the protein MLTKLEKNIIKELQKGLPLVPQPFAHLGEKLGLTEKELLEIIDQLMEKGYMKRMGAALRHHRVGFVANAMVVWQVPEDMVEEVGNKLAAHPEVTHCYQRKTYPHWKYNFYTMIHRQSREECYDLAEELSRLVGIKEYKLLFSTKELKKSSMAYFADEK from the coding sequence ATGCTCACCAAGTTAGAGAAGAATATAATCAAAGAACTGCAAAAGGGATTGCCGCTGGTGCCCCAACCCTTTGCCCATTTGGGTGAAAAGCTGGGCTTAACTGAAAAAGAATTGCTGGAAATTATAGACCAATTGATGGAAAAGGGTTATATGAAAAGAATGGGTGCTGCCCTGAGGCACCACCGGGTGGGTTTTGTGGCCAATGCCATGGTAGTGTGGCAGGTGCCTGAGGATATGGTCGAAGAGGTGGGCAATAAACTGGCGGCACACCCGGAAGTAACCCATTGTTATCAGCGCAAAACTTATCCCCACTGGAAATATAACTTTTACACCATGATTCACAGGCAGAGCAGGGAAGAATGCTATGATCTGGCCGAAGAACTGTCCCGGTTGGTGGGGATAAAGGAGTATAAGCTGCTCTTTAGTACTAAAGAACTTAAAAAGAGCAGTATGGCGTATTTTGCAGATGAAAAGTAG
- the hemL gene encoding glutamate-1-semialdehyde 2,1-aminomutase has product MPTYEKSKKLYADAQQYIPGGVNSPVRAFKSVGGDPLFIERGDGAYMWDVDGNRYVDYVGSWGPLILGHRHPAVVDALQHCLGLGTSYGAPTELETQLARMVVDAVPSIEMVRMVNSGTEATMSALRLARGYTNRNKIVKFEGCYHGHADFLLIKAGSGALTLGVPTSPGVPASIAGNTITAPFNDLDTLKKIFEMEGEDIAAVILEPVPGNMGVILPKAGFLEGLRELTKEYGSLLIFDEVMSGFRVAYGGAQSIYKIDPDLTCLGKVIGGGLPVGAYGGKREIMEQISPAGPIYQAGTLSGNPLAMTAGIATLKELAKPGVYEELERKSEKLAQGLGEAAKEAGVPMSQNRVGSMLCTFFTSEEVVDFKTACSSDTEKFGRFFRAMLDEGVYLAPSQFEAAFMSVAHSDEDIDFTIEAARKAFKKL; this is encoded by the coding sequence ATGCCTACATATGAAAAATCTAAAAAACTTTATGCTGACGCCCAGCAGTATATACCCGGCGGGGTGAACAGCCCGGTGCGGGCCTTTAAATCGGTGGGCGGTGACCCCCTGTTTATAGAACGGGGCGACGGAGCCTATATGTGGGATGTGGATGGTAACCGCTACGTGGACTATGTGGGCTCCTGGGGCCCCCTGATTCTTGGCCACCGGCACCCGGCGGTGGTGGATGCCCTGCAGCACTGCCTGGGACTGGGTACCAGTTATGGTGCACCCACGGAATTGGAGACCCAACTGGCGCGCATGGTGGTGGACGCGGTGCCGTCCATTGAAATGGTGCGCATGGTGAACTCGGGCACTGAAGCCACCATGAGTGCATTAAGGCTGGCCCGGGGCTACACCAATAGAAACAAAATTGTTAAATTTGAAGGCTGCTACCACGGCCATGCGGATTTCCTACTCATTAAAGCCGGTTCGGGGGCATTGACATTGGGTGTGCCCACCAGCCCCGGTGTACCGGCCAGCATTGCCGGCAACACCATCACAGCACCCTTTAACGATTTAGATACACTAAAGAAAATATTTGAAATGGAAGGCGAAGATATCGCTGCAGTGATACTGGAGCCGGTACCCGGCAATATGGGGGTAATACTGCCCAAGGCCGGATTTTTAGAGGGACTAAGGGAATTAACCAAAGAGTATGGCAGCCTGTTGATTTTTGACGAAGTGATGAGCGGGTTTAGGGTGGCCTATGGCGGCGCCCAGTCAATTTATAAGATTGATCCTGACTTAACCTGCCTTGGTAAAGTAATTGGCGGCGGCCTGCCGGTGGGAGCCTACGGCGGTAAGCGCGAGATTATGGAGCAAATATCCCCGGCCGGGCCAATCTATCAGGCGGGCACCCTGTCCGGTAACCCCTTGGCCATGACAGCCGGCATAGCTACCTTAAAAGAACTGGCTAAACCGGGCGTTTATGAAGAACTGGAACGGAAATCGGAAAAACTGGCCCAGGGTTTAGGTGAGGCCGCTAAAGAGGCAGGGGTGCCGATGAGCCAAAACCGCGTCGGTTCAATGCTGTGTACTTTCTTTACCTCAGAAGAGGTGGTGGATTTTAAAACCGCTTGTTCCTCAGACACAGAAAAATTCGGCCGTTTCTTTAGGGCGATGTTGGATGAGGGGGTATACCTGGCACCGTCTCAATTTGAGGCAGCCTTCATGTCGGTGGCACACAGTGATGAAGACATCGACTTCACCATCGAGGCCGCCCGTAAGGCCTTTAAGAAATTGTAA
- a CDS encoding substrate-binding domain-containing protein → MGLALMGCQSQEPADNDQQSAEPEIKDVILATTTSTQDSGLLDVLEPMFEEQTGYNIKTVAVGTGQALSMGEKGEADVLLTHAMAAEKELVDSGAVVNYQLVMHNDFVIVGPPADPAGIKELATAKEALAKIAETGSVFVSRGDDSGTHKQELALWKDAGIEPAGDWYVETGSGMGKTLAVANEKEGYTLTDRATYLAHQQNLESEILLEGDAVLLNIYHVMQVNPEKFEKVNGPGAKAFVEFMIDPATQDVIKEFGVDQYGQPLFFPDAHTTVEELLGQ, encoded by the coding sequence ATGGGCTTAGCCCTAATGGGTTGTCAGAGTCAGGAACCTGCCGATAACGATCAACAAAGTGCAGAGCCGGAAATTAAAGACGTAATACTGGCCACCACCACCAGCACCCAGGACAGCGGTTTGTTAGATGTGCTGGAACCAATGTTTGAGGAGCAAACCGGTTACAACATTAAGACCGTTGCTGTTGGTACCGGCCAGGCATTGAGTATGGGTGAAAAGGGTGAAGCAGATGTGCTGCTAACCCACGCCATGGCGGCAGAGAAAGAATTGGTGGATTCCGGAGCAGTAGTTAACTACCAGCTGGTTATGCACAACGACTTTGTAATAGTTGGGCCACCTGCTGATCCTGCAGGCATTAAAGAGCTGGCAACTGCCAAGGAAGCCTTAGCTAAAATAGCAGAGACCGGAAGCGTATTTGTATCCAGGGGTGACGATTCCGGCACCCATAAGCAAGAGCTGGCCCTTTGGAAAGATGCCGGTATTGAACCTGCCGGAGATTGGTATGTGGAAACAGGAAGCGGCATGGGTAAAACCTTAGCAGTGGCTAACGAAAAGGAAGGCTACACCCTTACCGACCGGGCCACCTACCTGGCACATCAGCAAAACCTTGAGTCAGAAATACTGCTGGAAGGCGACGCTGTGTTGCTAAACATTTACCACGTTATGCAAGTTAACCCCGAAAAATTTGAAAAAGTCAATGGACCTGGGGCAAAGGCCTTTGTAGAATTTATGATTGACCCTGCCACCCAGGATGTTATTAAAGAATTTGGTGTAGACCAGTATGGTCAGCCCTTGTTCTTCCCGGATGCCCATACCACTGTAGAGGAATTGTTAGGCCAATAA
- a CDS encoding [FeFe] hydrogenase, group A, giving the protein MEKKAHEKEVTRRGFLKMMGTLGLVGATATALAGCGSKESAGGGGWLPQQYQAAGTWPTQVRGRVPLDPFSPSLSRDDKKCILCGQCLEVCQRVQSVFGYYELPVKNDVICVNCGQCSLWCPTAAITERDETQKVFDALQDPDKIVIVQTAPATRVALGEEFGLPPGSWVEGQQVAALKALGFDKVFDTNFTADLTIMEEGMELIARATGKKDPNKYPLPQFTSCSPGWVKFCEYYYPDLIPHLSTAKSPQQMFGALAKTYFAEKNNVDPKNIVSVSIMPCTAKKFEASRPEFNDAQTYWGLDEEIRDVDVVLTTRELARMIKAKGIDLPSLPEEKYDSLMGEGSGAGLIFGATGGVMEAAARTAYFVISGGQSAPILFNLTPVRGLEGVKEAELDIPGFGTLRVAVIHGLGNARPILEAVRRGESPYHFIEFMCCPGGCISGGGQPRTSLPPSDAVRQARLDMLYKKDDSYELRESHENKEVLELYKSFLKEPLSPLAYDLLHTEYTGRGSYLKALPLEKLS; this is encoded by the coding sequence ATGGAAAAAAAGGCACATGAAAAAGAAGTGACCAGGCGCGGTTTCCTTAAAATGATGGGAACACTGGGCCTGGTCGGTGCCACAGCTACCGCTTTAGCCGGCTGTGGTTCCAAAGAATCTGCCGGCGGAGGTGGATGGCTGCCCCAGCAGTACCAGGCGGCCGGTACATGGCCGACACAGGTGCGGGGGCGGGTTCCATTGGATCCCTTCAGTCCGTCGCTGAGTAGGGATGACAAGAAGTGTATTCTGTGTGGGCAATGTTTAGAGGTGTGTCAAAGGGTTCAGTCGGTTTTTGGATACTATGAGCTTCCGGTAAAAAATGACGTAATCTGTGTCAACTGCGGCCAGTGTTCTCTGTGGTGTCCCACTGCTGCCATCACAGAAAGGGATGAAACCCAAAAGGTTTTTGATGCCTTGCAAGACCCCGATAAGATCGTTATTGTGCAAACGGCTCCGGCCACCAGGGTGGCCCTTGGTGAGGAATTCGGTTTGCCCCCGGGTTCATGGGTTGAAGGACAGCAGGTTGCAGCATTAAAGGCCTTGGGTTTTGATAAAGTATTTGATACAAACTTTACCGCTGATCTGACAATTATGGAAGAAGGCATGGAGTTAATAGCAAGGGCCACCGGTAAAAAAGACCCCAACAAATATCCCCTACCACAATTTACATCGTGCAGTCCCGGTTGGGTTAAGTTTTGTGAATACTACTACCCAGACTTAATTCCTCATCTGTCAACTGCCAAGTCACCGCAGCAAATGTTTGGTGCACTGGCAAAGACCTATTTTGCTGAAAAAAATAATGTAGACCCCAAAAATATCGTATCGGTATCAATAATGCCCTGCACTGCTAAAAAGTTTGAAGCATCCCGGCCTGAATTTAACGATGCCCAAACCTACTGGGGTCTGGATGAAGAAATTAGAGACGTTGATGTGGTGCTAACTACCAGGGAACTGGCCAGAATGATTAAGGCCAAAGGCATTGACCTTCCTTCATTGCCTGAGGAAAAGTATGATTCCTTAATGGGTGAAGGTTCCGGGGCAGGTTTGATATTCGGTGCCACCGGAGGAGTTATGGAGGCAGCGGCCCGCACAGCATATTTTGTCATCTCCGGGGGGCAATCAGCGCCAATTCTCTTTAATTTGACCCCGGTTCGCGGCTTGGAGGGTGTAAAGGAGGCTGAGTTGGATATTCCGGGCTTTGGCACCTTGCGTGTGGCGGTTATTCATGGTCTAGGTAACGCTCGGCCCATACTGGAAGCGGTTCGTCGGGGTGAATCCCCATATCACTTTATTGAGTTTATGTGCTGCCCGGGCGGTTGTATATCAGGAGGCGGGCAACCGCGTACTTCACTGCCGCCTTCCGATGCAGTGCGTCAAGCACGCCTGGATATGCTCTATAAAAAGGATGATTCCTATGAACTGAGAGAAAGCCATGAAAACAAAGAAGTACTTGAACTCTACAAAAGCTTCCTGAAAGAACCTCTTAGTCCCTTGGCCTACGATCTGCTGCACACCGAGTATACCGGAAGGGGAAGTTATCTTAAAGCGTTACCCTTGGAAAAATTAAGTTAA
- a CDS encoding 4Fe-4S dicluster domain-containing protein, producing MAYVKFDTPGKGVLVDLTKCVGCGSCSLACKLWNDLGHDDEVPDQGPDAKLSDKNWTAVKFFALEKDNEPVYRFVKNQCLHCQHPACESACFSRAFQRTENGPVVYYPHLCVGCRYCMLACPFDVPKFQWDKSFPLVTKCQMCSSRVDKGEAPACVGVCPTNVMTYGDRDELLAMARKTIESDDKYIKHIYGEHEAGGTNWLYISDIPFEKLGFRTDVTTRPIQEYSHEFLKYTPPVIVAWGGLLSAMYVYTKRRKEVAGKDKKDVPM from the coding sequence ATGGCATATGTTAAATTTGACACGCCGGGTAAGGGCGTGTTGGTAGACTTAACAAAATGCGTTGGTTGCGGCAGTTGTTCATTGGCCTGTAAATTGTGGAACGACTTAGGGCACGATGATGAGGTTCCCGACCAAGGCCCGGATGCTAAATTGAGCGACAAAAACTGGACGGCAGTTAAATTCTTTGCTTTGGAGAAAGATAATGAGCCGGTATATCGCTTTGTGAAAAACCAGTGCCTGCACTGTCAGCATCCGGCATGTGAATCTGCTTGTTTTTCCAGAGCATTTCAGCGTACGGAAAACGGCCCCGTCGTTTATTACCCGCATCTTTGTGTTGGCTGCCGTTATTGTATGCTGGCCTGTCCCTTTGATGTTCCTAAGTTTCAATGGGATAAATCCTTCCCGCTGGTTACCAAGTGCCAAATGTGCTCAAGCAGGGTAGATAAGGGTGAAGCTCCGGCCTGTGTGGGTGTGTGTCCCACCAATGTGATGACTTATGGCGATCGGGATGAACTGTTGGCAATGGCCAGAAAGACCATAGAAAGTGATGACAAATATATAAAACACATCTATGGGGAACATGAGGCGGGCGGTACCAATTGGCTTTATATATCTGACATACCCTTTGAAAAATTGGGATTCCGTACCGATGTTACAACCAGGCCGATACAGGAATACAGTCATGAGTTTTTGAAATATACCCCTCCTGTGATTGTTGCCTGGGGCGGCCTCCTTTCGGCAATGTACGTTTACACTAAACGGCGCAAAGAAGTTGCCGGTAAGGACAAGAAAGATGTACCAATGTAA
- the nrfD gene encoding NrfD/PsrC family molybdoenzyme membrane anchor subunit — protein MEAQSSKWVFRMTPIRFLLLILAGVAAALAVYRLVVGLGATTNLNDHWPWGLWIGFDVLTGVALAGGGYSVALIAHILHIEKFNVIARSAMLTSLLGYLLVMIGLFLDIGQWFNFWRPFVSWGYHSVLFEVFWCVSLYTTVQVLEFGEIGTEKVAKSWHRLFAKAMPFLLIVGVLLPTLHQSSLGALYLTQVGKLHPLWWSPYIGLFFLMSSFFVGPAMVTVETSLAGRAWKHWVDVKIIRSLQRIGVTVMLMYLILKIWDLFARDAMQYVFAGGLESTMFLIEMGLGVIIPIIIFFIPWGKTRAGLITAGALVALGVIINRMNVVIVGMIGYSGAGYIPSAIEILVTVGLVAGGALAYCFICDNFRILDHQEEQHKVAQ, from the coding sequence ATGGAAGCTCAATCTTCCAAATGGGTATTTAGAATGACGCCAATAAGATTTTTGCTGCTTATTTTGGCGGGAGTGGCGGCGGCTTTGGCGGTGTATCGTTTGGTTGTGGGCTTAGGGGCCACCACCAATCTTAATGACCACTGGCCCTGGGGCTTGTGGATTGGGTTTGACGTATTAACAGGTGTTGCCTTGGCCGGCGGCGGCTACAGTGTGGCGCTGATAGCACATATTTTGCATATTGAAAAGTTTAACGTTATTGCCCGCAGTGCCATGCTCACTTCCCTCTTGGGTTATTTGTTGGTAATGATCGGTTTGTTCTTGGATATCGGTCAGTGGTTCAACTTCTGGCGTCCCTTTGTGTCATGGGGTTACCACTCAGTGCTCTTTGAAGTGTTCTGGTGTGTGTCACTGTATACCACCGTACAGGTGTTAGAATTCGGTGAAATTGGTACAGAGAAGGTTGCCAAGTCTTGGCACAGATTATTTGCTAAGGCCATGCCCTTTCTGCTAATAGTCGGTGTGCTTTTGCCCACCTTACACCAATCTTCACTGGGTGCCCTGTACTTAACCCAGGTGGGTAAACTGCATCCCCTGTGGTGGTCACCCTATATCGGCCTGTTCTTCTTAATGTCGTCATTTTTTGTGGGCCCGGCCATGGTAACGGTGGAGACCTCCCTTGCGGGCAGAGCATGGAAGCACTGGGTAGATGTTAAGATTATCCGCAGCTTACAAAGAATTGGTGTTACCGTCATGCTCATGTATCTAATTCTAAAAATATGGGACTTATTCGCCCGGGACGCCATGCAATATGTATTTGCCGGTGGACTGGAGTCAACGATGTTTCTAATAGAAATGGGCCTTGGCGTAATTATACCGATAATTATTTTCTTCATCCCCTGGGGTAAGACCAGGGCAGGTCTGATTACCGCCGGTGCATTGGTGGCCTTGGGTGTAATTATTAACCGGATGAATGTTGTAATTGTTGGTATGATAGGTTATAGTGGTGCAGGGTACATTCCTTCTGCAATAGAAATATTGGTCACCGTTGGTCTGGTGGCAGGCGGTGCTCTGGCTTACTGTTTCATCTGTGATAACTTCAGAATATTAGACCACCAGGAAGAACAACATAAAGTAGCACAGTAA